One Desulfobaccales bacterium DNA segment encodes these proteins:
- a CDS encoding hydrogenase iron-sulfur subunit, producing the protein MEDQYEPLIIAFCCNWCSYAGADLAGVSRLQYPPNGRIIRVMCSGMVHPNLVINALTKGADGVLVCGUHLGECHYLEGNKKAKDRAEGIDLMLEDFGLEPERFRLEWIASAEAQKFADVMTEMTEQLKALGPSPYSTRA; encoded by the coding sequence ATGGAAGACCAGTACGAACCGCTGATTATCGCCTTCTGCTGCAACTGGTGCTCCTATGCCGGGGCGGACCTGGCCGGGGTTTCCCGGCTCCAGTATCCCCCCAATGGCCGCATCATCCGGGTGATGTGCTCGGGCATGGTCCACCCCAACCTGGTGATCAACGCCCTCACCAAGGGGGCGGACGGCGTCCTGGTATGTGGGTGACACCTGGGCGAATGTCATTACCTGGAAGGTAATAAAAAAGCCAAGGACAGAGCGGAAGGAATTGACTTAATGTTGGAGGACTTCGGCCTGGAGCCGGAGCGCTTCCGACTTGAGTGGATTGCGTCGGCTGAAGCTCAAAAGTTCGCCGACGTTATGACGGAGATGACCGAGCAGTTAAAGGCCCTGGGCCCCAGCCCATACAGCACCAGGGCATGA